The window ctaattttttgtatatatttttagttgtccagataatttctttctatttttagtagagtctgggcaacatagtaagaccctgtctctacaaaaaataaaaaaaataaaaaaaaattagccaggagtggtggcatgtacctgtagtcccagctactcgggaggctgaggcaagaggatctcctgagcccggaagttcaaggctgcagtgagctacgatcatgccactgcactctagtcagagagactctgtctctcttaaaaaaaaaaaagagagagagaagaaaaagaaaaaaaagaagagaaagataaaagagacacagagacacggaggacaaaggagaagagaaaagaggtaatatgaagacagaggcagagattggaatgatgtgtctacaagccaaggaacaccaaggattaaTGGCAGCCATCAGCAGCTAGGAGATAGAAGCAGGAAACAAATTCTTCCTCAAAGCCTTCAGAAGGAACTTCTCAACCCTGGCAACACCTTGATTTGAGATTtctgggctccagaactgtgagagaataaatctctcttgttttaagccactcagctgggagtaatttgttatgtcagccctagcaaactaatacaccctGGGCCATTTAATCCAGTTTCCTTGAGACTCCCAGTCAAGTgctcttttcttttgctggatgtcCTACTCACTTTCCTGTCTGGTAAAATTACACTCATTCTTTAAAATTCCACTCAAATGGCACTTCTTTGGCACAGCCTTCCCTGAACTACCCCCCTCTCCATCTTAGTAAATTTAGTTACTTCCTCTTCTGTGTTCATATACTTTGTATTATCTCCACATCTATGTTGTAGAACTTATTACACtatattgtattatttgtttATGTCTTCCCCACTTTTCTATGAGCTTCTAGAAGGATGAGAATGTCTTACTGGACTATATATTCCCGGAAcataagcacagtgcctggcacatattaaagagtttgttgaataaacaatTTCTATAAATAGTTCCTCCAATCATCTCTGTGTTTTGGGGAAGCTAAATCTAGCAATAGGATGAAGAATGGATTAGAGAGCGGAGGGTCTTTAGAAAGGGGGACCAGTTAGTGGGTTCTAGTAATAATCATGACCAGAGGTAATGAAAGGCTGATTTAGCAGCAAGGCTGTGGTAATGGAAAGGAGGAAACTGCTGGGAGAAACACCACAGAAGCAGAGCTGATTGTATTCTtagggtgagagagagggagaagttgaAGATGATTCTGAGGTTTCAAGCCTGGGTAACTGAGAGGGTGATGATACAATTAACTGAAATACGgaagacaggaagagaaaaagattttagaGAAGACAGGGGTTTGGAGCTAGTTGTTCCATTTCCAGAATCTTCTTCTAAGTCAGACCTCCTCACCAGTCTCAACAGGGATCCAGCTCAGGCAGCAGCCATGGGTGAGTATTCTGGTTCAGATTAGGTTAGAGGAAAGAcagctatctatctatctatctatctatctatctatctatctatctatctatctacctacctacctatctatctatctatccacaAGAACcaagaatattttctctcctcCCAAGACAGTAGGACTTTAACAAAGATTTTAAGGGTGACTGAGCCAAGGAAGGTGCATAGCATAGGATGGGGATGATAGAGGTTCAGACCCTCCACTATATGACATAATGTTTTAGAGGAGAATGTGGTTGGGAATGGTGGGAGTGGTGGTGAGCAGATCCTTCCCAGGATCTAGGTGGTCTGAGGATTATTAAGTCTGTGACACTATTGGATACCCAGCCTTAGTCTCTACTTAACACCACCCTATGGCAGCACCTAATCTCCTAGAGACTTGGCCTATGTCACACTACCCATTTGCCACGCCCTCTGTAAAGCCCTGGTTTCTAAGGTTCTTTCCACCGGAAGCTATGACAGAAGGAAatgtgtgggtggggaggggtaaTGGGTGAGGGGCCCAGGTTCCTGACACAGACTACACCTAGGGAACGAAGACCAAGCGCCATGTTGAGGCCATCATCACCACTCAGATCCCTCTTATTCCTGCAGCTGcctctgctgggggtggggctgaacaCAACGGTCCTCACGCTCAATGGGAATGAAGACACCACAGCCGGTGGGAAATCTGGGACTGGAGGGGGTTGGTGAGAAGGGAGGTTGTGGGAAGAGGCTGAACAGAAATCTGCAATCTGCCACTGGCTACTGCAATCATGCGGGCAGAATTAAGAGTAGAGTGGGAAGGGCAAGGGGAAAGGTTCCCTGTCTCATGCTACTTCTTCTTCTGACCAtcgtttcttcttttttcctcccccacttcattttctttccaacCTAGATTTCTTCCTGACCTCTATGCCCCTTAGGTCCCTCAATgtttcctctctgcccctcccaaaGGTTCAGTGTTTTGTGTTCAATGTTGAGTACATGAATTGCACTTGGAACATCAGCTCTGAGCCCCAGCCTACCAACCTGACTCTTCGCTATTGGTATGAGAAGGGAAGAGGGGGTagcagaggggaggaagaagaggtgggCCAGATCCGAGACAAGAAAGAGGGTAGCCAGCTTCGCAGGTGCCCCACTCTTTTCTCATGGGGTAAGGCATAAGTCAGTTCAGAGGAAGGGCAGCTGGGCTGTGGATATCTGCAGTACCCAAATTGGCCCATTGTTCTTCTTCCTTCCAACCCTTCTCCTCTAGGTACAAGAATTCTGATAATGATAAAGCCCAGGAGTGTGGCCACTACCTATTCTCTGAAGAGATTACTTCTGGCTGTCGGTTGGAAAAAAAGGAGATCCATCTCTACCAAACATTTGTGGTCCAGCTCCAGGACCCACGGGAAGCCATGAGGCAGGCCATACAGATACTAAAACTGCAGAATCTGGGTAATttggaaagaagaggtcaaaatCCCAGGGATATTGTGGGACACTGGAGTCTAGGGAGTGATATTCTCTTACCATAAGGGTACATGCACATAAAAGAGGAGACAGGGGATCAGgatgggaaaggaggaggggTAAGGAGCACTACTTTCAGGATCCTGAGTTGTCTAGGCCAGGGGAAtgaccacacacgcacacatatctCCAGTGATCCCCTGGGCTCCGAGGAATCTAACACTTCGCAACCTGAGTGAATCCCAGCTAGAGCTGAGCTGGAACAACACATACTTGGACCATTGCTTGGAGCACCTGGTGCAGTACCGGAGTGACCGGGACCGCAGCTGGACTGTGAGTGACTGGGGATGTAAATGTAGCAGCTGAGGCCAAGCAAATGGGGATAAAGGATTCAATCAGCCAGATAGGGGGACCTAATACCGAGctcctgctctctgcctcccagTTCCTCTGCTCACCCCCACCATCCTCCAGCTCCTTTCCCTATCTTCACCAGTGAGTTATCACTGAGGATTGCCTACCCGTACTCTTCCTGGTACCagataaacaagtaaacaaaaggAAGCCATTAAAAGGATCCGGGGAGGAGACATTAGATTCAAGTCAGTGCAGGGAGCAGTGTGGCTTGAGTAGtcaagagaggagggaggaactGGAAAGAACCAGAGATGAcatgggggtgggatggggtgcaGGAGTACATTTTAATTCTCCCTTATTTTATGGACACCCACTTTTCCTTCATCCTCTTTCTCTCCAAGGAACAGTCAGTGGATCACAGACATAGCTTCTCCCTGCCTAGTGTGGATGGGCAGAAACTCTACACATTCCGTGTTCGGAGTCGCTTTAACCCACTCTGCGGAAGTGCTCAACATTGGAGTGAATGGAGCCATCCAATCCACTGGGGGAGCAATACTTCAAAGGGTAAAATGGGTCTAATACACGACCCCAATCCATAGGTCCAACACTCCAACCTTTCTAACACCACTGTCTTTTGCTGTACCTCTCTATCACTGAGCCCCCAAACTTGGTGCCCTATTTCCCCTCACTGTTCACCCCCAACCCCTAGAAAGCAGGGCATTTTTGGGTAGGATTGGGTTGTTGCATTGTTAGAGTAGGGGAGTGGATTGAGAAGGAGGCCGAGGGGGATATAGAATATACAGGATTTCCCTATAGCATTCCCGGAGAGCCTGCATGGTGAAGATGGCTTTGGAACTAGACAGATCTAGGATCTGCCACATACTACCTCTTTGGATTCGGGCACATCACTAAACCTCTTCaagtctgtttcctcacctgtagaaCGGAGATAATAATTGTTCCTCCCTCTCaggagctgttgtgaggattaagtataGGGAatgtgtttagcacagtgcctggcaccaagCTGGGGCTCTACAAGTGTTGGCACATAATAGGGGCACCACAAATGTAAGGTCCAcgttccttttctattttcctataGAGAATCCTTCGTCGTATcacttctcggccttttggccaAGATCAAGTGGGGATAATCCTTCGTTGTTTGCATTGGAAGCTGTGCTTATCCCCGTCGGCTCCATGGGATTGATTATTGGCCTCATCTGTGTGTATTGCTGGCTGGAACGGTGAGATTTTGGAAAGCCTAAAAAAATGAGGTGGGAGTGGCTGGGAATAGTAGAGGAAGGTATTGCGGGATCTCCAGGAGTAGAGGGTGGGACAGTAAGGACTGAGGGATCACCCAAGAGGGCATGATGATGGAAGGAAGCCACAGGCACAGAGAACACGGAATCACATCATTCCATATGGGACAACTGGAAGAAGGGTAATAAAAGAACTTTAagcctgagctagagcgagactccatctctacaaaaaatagagaaaatagcctgtagtcccagctacttgggaggctgaagcaggaggatcgcttgagcccagcaatgTGAGAGTGTGAGGTTGTGATGAGGTATGATGACCCCACTACACTCTTGCcagacaacagagagagagagaccctgcctcaaaaaaaaaaaaaaaaaaaaaaaaaaaagagctttaacctggtggggcctggtggctcacgtgtaatcctagcactgtgggaggccgagggtGGAGGAATGCTTGAGCTGCTCAGGAGTtcagttagagaccagcctgagcaagagtgagaccccgtctctactaaaaatagaaaaaattagcctggtgttgtggtgcacacctgtagtcccagctacttgggaggctgaggcaggaggatcgcttgagcccaggagtttgaggttgccatgagctaggctgatgccacagcactctagcccaggggatagagccagactctgcctaaaaacaaacaaacaaacaaacaacaacaaaaaaaaacaccaaaaaaccaacaaaacaaaacaaaacaaaacaaccgcTTTAACCTGTGTGCTCCTCtgctccctctttctcccccatCAGGACAATGCCCCGAATTCCCACCCTCAAGAACCTAGAAGATCTTGTTACTGAATACCACGGGAACTTTTCGGTGAGAACGCTGTCATAAGCATGCTGCAGTCTGTCAACTGCCAACTGCCTGCTAGCAAGACAGATGGGGGGGGTGCTGCACAAACTGTCAGGATGTGGCCGACCAAATGGGGGATGGGCTAGACAGAGACACTGAAGAACATTATAGATTGCGTGAAGTGGGTGGAAACAGTGGTATTGGGGGCTCAAGAGTTTGTGTGTCCCTTCCGTAATCACAGTGCTTACAGATGTTGTGAGAGCTCCTTTGGCACAGAGCCTGGGTCTTTTACTTCCTGCCTCTAATTGACCCCTGACCTGGACATATCTGTCTTTAGGCCTGGAGTGGTGTGTCTAAGGGATTGGCAGAGAGTCTGCAGCCAGACTACAGCGAGCGACTCTGCCTCGTCAGTGAGATTCCCTTAAAAGGAGGGGCCcttggggaggggcctgggggctccCCCAGCAACCAGCATAGCCCCTACTGGCCCCCCCGCCCTGTGTTATACCCTGAAGCCTGAAACCTGAGCCCCAACCCCCTGACAGAACCCCAGGGTCCCATAACCCCCAGTGGTACTAACTTCCCTTCATCCAACCAGCCTGGGTCCGAGCCCTCTGTggctgattttaaattttgtgcccCCATGCAACTACCCCTTCATTCAGTATCCCCTACTTGAGAATTGCCCCTTTGTCCTGTACCTGTTTCTCATCTCCCCCAGCCTAGCCCTTCCTTTTGGTAGGATtctttctccctccatccctcttaACATCTACCCTTCAATTGTTCCTGAAtcaatgagaaataaagtttctGTTGATAATCATCAAGACTGTCTGTtatggggcagggagcaggggaaaTGGGGTACAATAAGGGTGGGAGGGGTAGTACTGAGGGTAGGAAAAAGGAGTAGTAGACATGCTGTGGAAGTGGTACTACTACAAATTAACTGAAAAAAGAGTACGGTTCTGGAAATTTACTTCTCTCCAGGTGTCCTGTGCTCATTCCAGGGTCCAGTTTAGGGTTAGACTTACCATGTTGCCCCCATTCCCAACTAATATTTCACAGATCCCACCCAAGTTCTTCTCTCCTTATCCTTACTCCACTTTCTGCCTCACATATCACTTCTGACCTCATAATCCCTCAACTGCAGCCTCAGGCCCCACCCCTAAGGATGCTGGTTATCCACAACTGCCAATAGCTCTCTCCATCTGCCCAGTCTGGGCCTCCTCAGCCTAGGAGATCCATCTGCCTCACCAGTCCCCCAACCCTATGGGCCTACTTGGTTCCCTAAGGCCTCTCCAACACCCTTCTTCTCCATGACTCATCAGGGCACTCCCTGAGGAGTGAGGCAATCTTGAGAGCATGTTCATTTTCATCAACCATGGAGGTGAGGGGCAGCACAGACCTGGAATCTGTTTATGGGGATGGAGAGGTTTGAGGGCAGTGGAGATCACAGAAATGTATAACTAGAGAAGGGCCCACATGCCCCACCTCATGTCTTCTCAGATAATGAGCAGTTTCTGGTCAATCCCGAATGCTCTGTCCGCCGGTTGCTATGTTACGTCCGAAGTAAAGTGGGGTTGCCTAAAAGAGGTGAGGAGTTTGGGGAGGTGACTAATGGCTAAGGGTCAGAAGTAGTAGGGTCATCTCTAGCCCCCAAACCCTCCTTGTGGCAGGAAGGGAGTCCCTTGTATCCTTACAGCTTCCTCCAGTTCATTCTGTATAGGATCACTGGCCCCGTTTGCTCCCACTCTCTTTCCTTAGCTGCCCCAATTACCTTGTGGCCTCCCTCCAGACACTGTCGATTTGTGTGATGAAACGGGAACAATGAAGATGTTTTTCATGACGAAGACCCCTGAAGAATATGCCAGCAAATTCCTTACAACTCGAAGCACCTATTACATTTGTAAAGTGGAGCGTGGGGGACAAGGTAGAGGCTTGGGAGTGTTCCCTGGAGATAGAACAAGGCCCTCAAGATGGATTGTGAACTTTGTCTTTAAAGTAGGGCACCCTCAACCAGATCCAAATTGACCATCTCTAGTCAGCCTAAGAAAGGGCACTGCCTCCATAACAATAGGTTAGGTTCACACATACCGTGTTCCCCCCACCTCATCCTGGGGTCCATACCGTAACTCTCCCTTAGGAGGAAATAAGGTACAACCAGTTCAAGGCAATGTTTAGTATTAGGTTCCTGAAATCTTAGGCTTTGGAAGGGTGGAGATTGGGTGACAGGAGTTGGGGATAGCACACTGCTATGTTCACAGGACCCGGTCTTCAGAATTCCTATAAAGCTTTCGTGCCCCTCCTGACGAATCCAGAGCCTGAGCTACTTGGTAAGGAGTGTGATGGGGGATGGAAGAACATGGAGTGTACTGTACATAGCTGTGTGATGGAGAATATAGGGTGAGACTAGGATCCCCTATATGGCAGGTAGGATCATAGGAGCCTAGTAGAGGGGGAATAGGGTCCAGATCCACTTTAGGAGGGATGTTTAGCTCAAACCAGGGTGTACATGTGTTACTTCCTTCTCCCCCCATTTCTTGACTGTCTTCTAGGTATATCTCCCTACCACCACCCCATCCTATCTATCTTAGGCCAGGTTGCTCCAGTTGATTGTTTGAATGATGGGAGGGCCAGGATGGGTAAGATTTCTAGGCCTCAGAGGTGCAGGTGCCCTTTCCCCATTCCTAGAAGCGCTACGCACACAATGTGAAGCCCTGGAGAGGACCCGACTAAAGTTGCTTAGAATCCAAGAAGCCAGGAGGAAGGCCATTCTAGCAGCCAAGAAGGCTGCTGAAGCCAAGAAGGCCGCTGAAGCCAAGAAGGCCGCTGAAGCCAAGAAGGCCGCTGAAGCCAAGAAGGCCGCTGAAGCCAAGAAGGCCGTTCCAATTAAATCTGCCATGGCCACTACAGTAAGACTCTCTGAATATGGTCTGCCCCAgcaccaccctctccccaccagccAACTGAATGATCCTCTACCCTGGCCCTCTGGGATAAATTTCCTTTCCGAGAATCCAACATCTATGCCCAAGACCTGCCTCCAACCTCATTTTGTCCTTCCTTTAGCCCTAGCTTGGAAAAACCTTCCCTGCAGGGGCCTCTTTGTTTATctacttaatttctctttctagtCCAAATCTTCCAGACGATCAGGTGGAGACAGGCCTCCTCGCAAGACTGTTGTCTTTAAGACCAAACCAGAGGTTCTCAATAAGAAGGATAAACGTCGCTAACTCAATAAAGTGACCAAGTGAGAGCTGTAATACTAGGTATGAAATTACTGGAATTTAATgtgagatttctttttctagaaagaCTCCTTCTCCCAATATCTGCACTAAGGCTTAAGTATGCCCCAGGCACAGTGGAGGCTCCAAGGGTGGATGGGAGCAGCAGGAGAGGGCTGGGACGAGCACAtgggtgggggtgaggaaagACTGTGAAGTTTAGTACAATGAGCCTTTGAGGTACTGAGTAGGGGGTGGGGTCTTCTCAAACCAGACTACCTCCCCTTGGGAGGCCTATCTCGCAGCCCGCCTACTCCTGCTGGGGTTAGatgtccctcccccaccacactcCACCACCTCCCTGGGCCAaaattcccccacccccacctctctgcCTCTGGGCAGTTCCTCCGCCCCGCCTGCTCGCTCGCCCGTCgcctttcctcccaccctcccccttaTCCGAGGGAAGTAGCAAGGCAGCAGAAACAAGAGCTGGTTATAGgcatttattgaatttattcatttattgatttgacACACTTCCCCACTCCAATCTAGCACATGATACAATCTGGGTAGGCCAGGCGCTGACACAGGAAATGATGGGAACCCACagcaggggcgggggaggggacaATGCAAAGGGCattgggggaggggctgcttgGGGACTAGGGTGGAGAAGGAGCCCCAGATGGCCTCCCTGGCAGGTGCTAGTAAACCTGATCCACATTCCCCCCATCCCCGCTCATTTCCCAGACCCTCAGCCAAGCTCCCCAGCTCCCCCTTCCCTGTTCTTCCCCTCCCCGCTGCCTGCCACCACACACACTTCCATATAACCCCTGTAgtcagggaaggggaagaagggcaGGGACAGCTGTCAGGGGCCTTGAGCGGGGAGGTCTCTGCGCCTAACTTTACCACCCTaaatccttccctcctcttctctacTGTCCCACCCCCTTCCCAGGCCCCAGGCTAATTCTAGGCCTTCGTCCCACCCCCTTCCCAGGCCCCAGGCTAATTCTAGGCCTTCGATGCACTCTCCCACCCTAGCACTAACTCACATTGGGTCATAGAAGAATGTGGCTGCACCAACACCACACACTCCCAGGCACAGGTTGACAGAATGAGGGGATCTGGCTTAGCTTTTTCCTTAGGGAAACTCCAGCCTATTATGCATAGACCTTTTTCTAGACCTGGTCCAAATGGGGCTCCTCCCCCCTTGTTCACTGTTACCCCCCACCTCTTCCCCACTTCCCTGTGTCTCTCCTAGTATCTGTAGTGTTTGTATCATGTCACTATGACAAagccttcagaaagaaaaaaagcattctCCCCATCACTAGCACCTTGCCACTGTTAAAAATCtctatatttgtgtttatatttctttaaaagtttataaaaagcCTTTCTGTTATCTGCAGCCTTTCAAGGGTGATTTGGCCTGGCGAGCCACTTCAGTGCTCAGACAGACCCTGGCCCTTCCAGGTCCCCTataccccccacccaccccaccccactggccTAAGGGGCCACTGCATAAAAACCCCAGGCTTGACCTAGCCTGGCCCAGCTCAGATAAGACTCTACAAAAAATCCTGCTCCCAAAGGCAGGGGTAAGGCCACTGGTGACTTCACATTTCCAACAGCATTGCCCGCCCCTGCTACAAAGCCTAGGGGGTGGGAATGGGGGAAGCCG of the Lemur catta isolate mLemCat1 chromosome X, mLemCat1.pri, whole genome shotgun sequence genome contains:
- the IL2RG gene encoding cytokine receptor common subunit gamma, whose protein sequence is MGEGPRFLTQTTPRERRPSAMLRPSSPLRSLLFLQLPLLGVGLNTTVLTLNGNEDTTADFFLTSMPLRSLNVSSLPLPKVQCFVFNVEYMNCTWNISSEPQPTNLTLRYWYKNSDNDKAQECGHYLFSEEITSGCRLEKKEIHLYQTFVVQLQDPREAMRQAIQILKLQNLVIPWAPRNLTLRNLSESQLELSWNNTYLDHCLEHLVQYRSDRDRSWTEQSVDHRHSFSLPSVDGQKLYTFRVRSRFNPLCGSAQHWSEWSHPIHWGSNTSKENPSSYHFSAFWPRSSGDNPSLFALEAVLIPVGSMGLIIGLICVYCWLERTMPRIPTLKNLEDLVTEYHGNFSAWSGVSKGLAESLQPDYSERLCLVSEIPLKGGALGEGPGGSPSNQHSPYWPPRPVLYPEA
- the CXHXorf65 gene encoding LOW QUALITY PROTEIN: uncharacterized protein CXorf65 homolog (The sequence of the model RefSeq protein was modified relative to this genomic sequence to represent the inferred CDS: substituted 1 base at 1 genomic stop codon): MFIFINHGDNEQFLVNPECSVRRLLCYVRSKVGLPKRDTVDLCDETGTMKMFFMTKTPEEYASKFLTTRSTYYICKVERGGQGPGLQNSYKAFVPLLTNPEPELLEALRTQCEALERTRLKLLRIQEARRKAILAAKKAAEAKKAAEAKKAAEAKKAAEAKKAAEAKKAVPIKSAMATTSKSSRRSGGDRPPRKTVVFKTKPEVLNKKDKRRXLNKVTNSSAPPARSPVAFPPTLPLIRGK